Part of the Maridesulfovibrio sp. genome, CCGGATGATCATGGTCCGCGAAGACAACGACGACAAAGAATTTTACCCCAAACTCGCCTTAAAACAAATTCCGGCCTGTTCGCCTGAAAATCAGCCTTCCGATGAACTTCTGGAAGAGCTGTCCGACTTGGTCATGGACAAAGGTTTCATCCTGCCGGGTCTTAACTGCGGCGCCTGCGGACGCGAATTCTGTATGGATTTCGTGGCTGACATTATTGCCGGAAAAGCCCGCGTTTCCGGATGTCAGGCCATGAAAACCCAGATGTCCGTCACCTGTAATGGCGTAGAACTTGGATTCAACCCCTTTGTGGCCGACATGCTTTCCGCCGGAATTACCGCCATGCTCAAGCAGCTCAAAGGGTACGTTCCCGGAGACATTGAAATTATAATTAAGAATTAAAAACTGCCCCTCCGGAGGCATCCATTGATAAACCACGAATTTTTTAAAATTATCAGCAGGGTCGAATTTGAAGCCCTGCTGAATTCTTTTGCAGCGGTGGACACAGAAACGGTTTCCATTTCCGATGCTTGCGGGCTGGTACTTGGCGAAGATATCATCTCACCGGAAGACCTTCCCCCGGCCAACCGTTCCTGCATGGACGGTTATGCAGTAAACGCCCGTGATGCTTTCGGTGCAACCGAAGGCAACCCGGCTTATCTGGAATGCTCCGCCACCCTTAAGGTGGATGAAGATCCCGACTTCGAGCTCCAGCCCGGAGAATGTGCTGCCATCCCCACCGGAGGAACTCTGCCTGACGGAGCAGATGCTGTGGTTATGGTCGAACATACTCAGGAACTGGGGGCCGGAACCATTGAGATCCGTAAATCTTCCGCTCCGGGTGAACACACCATGCTCAAGGGCGAAGATGCTGCAAAAGGAGATCTGATATTTCAGGCCGGACACAAGGTCCGCTTTCAGGATGTCGGATTGCTGGCGGCGCTGGGAATCAAGGAAGTTGTTGTCCACCGCAAACCGCGCGTGGGCATCATTTCCACCGGAGATGAACTGGTAGAGATAGACTCCCCGCAAAAAATCGGAACTATCCGCGACGTAAACTCGCACACACTGCGCTGTCTGGTAAATAATGCCGGCGCGGAAGCCGTCAATTACGGCATTGTGGGCGATGAGCTGGAAAAACTTGAAACCACGCTTGAAAAAGCAATCACCGAAAACGATCTGGTACTTCTTTCCGGCGGAAGCTCGGTGGGCATGCGTGATTTGACCGTTCAAGCCATCGAATCCATGCATGATTCCGAAATACTTGCTCACGGCGTGGCAATCAGCCCCGGAAAACCGACCATACTCGGGCGGGCAGGAAGCAAGCCCGTACTGGGACTGCCTGGACAGGTAACTTCGGTTCAAGTCGTTATGCTGGCTCTGGTCGTCCCCTTTATCCGTCAGCTTATGGGCCAGAGGAATGCATTCTCCAGCACTGATCGCATGCTTGTACAGGCCGAACTGGGCCGCAACACCGTATCCAAGCC contains:
- a CDS encoding molybdopterin-guanine dinucleotide biosynthesis protein MobB, translated to MKAIAIVGKKKTGKTTMGLALVKKLTEKGYKVGVLKHSHHGFDGAEGADTEEYKKIASCVAAYSPSESFVSWKQERTVQDLVPLMDADVIVMEGGNKVGWLPRMIMVREDNDDKEFYPKLALKQIPACSPENQPSDELLEELSDLVMDKGFILPGLNCGACGREFCMDFVADIIAGKARVSGCQAMKTQMSVTCNGVELGFNPFVADMLSAGITAMLKQLKGYVPGDIEIIIKN
- the glp gene encoding gephyrin-like molybdotransferase Glp; its protein translation is MNHEFFKIISRVEFEALLNSFAAVDTETVSISDACGLVLGEDIISPEDLPPANRSCMDGYAVNARDAFGATEGNPAYLECSATLKVDEDPDFELQPGECAAIPTGGTLPDGADAVVMVEHTQELGAGTIEIRKSSAPGEHTMLKGEDAAKGDLIFQAGHKVRFQDVGLLAALGIKEVVVHRKPRVGIISTGDELVEIDSPQKIGTIRDVNSHTLRCLVNNAGAEAVNYGIVGDELEKLETTLEKAITENDLVLLSGGSSVGMRDLTVQAIESMHDSEILAHGVAISPGKPTILGRAGSKPVLGLPGQVTSVQVVMLALVVPFIRQLMGQRNAFSSTDRMLVQAELGRNTVSKPGREDYVRMKLTYREGKLPLAEPIYGKSGLLKTMIQADGLMIIPADTEGFYAGNTVNIWKI